The sequence below is a genomic window from Gossypium hirsutum isolate 1008001.06 chromosome A11, Gossypium_hirsutum_v2.1, whole genome shotgun sequence.
AGCGAAGAGGCGCTGACTTTTTTGACCTATATTAAGCAAAACCAAAAGCTCTGTTGTAAGCGTGTTTTTCAGACACAACCTAAAACTGATTCCCGACATCAAAGTCGTTCAatcaattttttcttctttttttttttataaaacatatcTTTCGGATTTCCTTCGaatctttctttgtttttgggaAATTTTGATTCTGTTTTAGAATGATTTCGCCATCGGTCTCAGAATTTNNNNNNNNNNNNNNNNNNNNNNNNNNNNNNNNNNNNNNNNNNNNNNNNNNNNNNNNNNNNNNNNNNNNNNNNNNNNNNNNNNNNNNNNNNNNNNNNNNNNNNNNNNNNNNNNNNNNNNNNNNNNNNNNNNNNNNNNNNNNNNNNNNNNNNNNNNNNNNNNNNNNNNNNNNNNNNNNNNNNNNNNNNNNNNNNNNNNNNNNNNNNNNNNNNNNNNNNNNNNNNNNNNNNNNNNNNNNNNNNNNNNNNNNNNNNNNNNNNNNNNNNNNNNNNNNNNNNNNNNNNNNNNNNNNNNNNNNNNNNNNNNNNNNNNNNNNNNNNNNNNNNNNNNNNNNNNNNNNNNNNNNNNNNNNNNNNNNNNNNNNNNNNNNNNNNNNNNNNNNNNNNNNNNNNNNNNNNNNNNNNNNNNNNNNNNNNNNNNNNNNNNNNNNNNNNNNNNNNNNNNNNNNNNNNNNNNNNNNNNNNNNNNNNNNNNNNNNNNNNNNNNNNNNNNNNNNNNNNNNTtgtatttagatccagaagatcaATCGAACTAGATCGAGAAAGGAAAagcggattagtagattttacttTTACAAACAATACATTAATCATGTACGAATATATCAAAATTCTAGATTGTAGTAATGTGAATGATGAATGttcattgaaaataataaaacagtATTTGATAAATGGGAAAACCCATTGAAGAAAGGAAAATCGATATCTCTGAAAGAATTGATGAAAAAGATCAACCCGGACGGTGACTACCTGATAGCCTTCCAAAATATTAAAATGGATAGCCCGGACGTAATCCGAAAGGGTTGAATACTGGacggtaattcagatccaagctcatagAGAGGTTGCAGGAAtcagcctggactggtaatccgacAAACTCTATGagttatattgcaggggatttagcctggacggtaATCCCGCGGCAAGGTTGAGGttcgggagtgtgctctctgaaatggaaagtgtgcacatgaatatgaattgatagaCTCGAATGTACACTAAATGTACCtcgaaaatccatcgaaaattccaagaaattcaacgggataaaatatgaaaaataacaaggaaatggaaatcatgtatGACGAGCTCATCATCATAGTAtatatattagtacatgaaattgactacttgaatgttgagtttgtgcattaGGGTAATAAGCATTGAGGATATATGGATGTTATTGTATTGTATGAAAATATTAGTAAgttaattcttgttacatgagcttactaagcacaaagtgcttaccccgtttccttttccctgttttgtatgttaagagctcggaggtcggattggtcggagacacatcacactgtcaacctcaggattcgGTAAAAAAACTTATggaatcaatggcatgtataagctaacaaagtaaatgtaaCGTGAAAtaaatgtaaagttagccattagtatgttACAACCTGGTATAGATATGTGAACGTtacttatataaatgcatgatctatatgaaaatatgttgaattgattggttgatgtggatggtctcgatttaatatacAGGAAGGTTAATATTAAAAAGCtatatgaatataaaaaaaaattaattcgtaaacccggtaatgcctcgtaccctattccagcaatgaatacgggtagggtaTACAGGAATTgtgtgtaattattctgtaaactctggtaatgctccataaccctctTCTGGTGACGgttggggttaaggggtgttacacaatttctcaatttattcccctttttttacttgttgcttaatcgggttgatcCGAACAGAATTAATCCAACTTGGTGGCCAGACAAGCAATAAATAAGaatgaattgaataaataattaacaagGATTGAAACaattgaagagaaaataaattaattaagtaaaaacaaGATCCATCATCTTTTCAAGAAAACAAAGTTTAGTTCATGTTGATTTGAGAAAAACAAGAAGAAATTCAGAACAAGCTTGCATTGagaaaaaagtgaaaagaaataaCCTAGAGATAAAAATAATGATCAAATGATGTTTGACACTCCAAATCTCTTTTTCTTCTTGCATTTGCAAGCTTAAAGTTCTTATTGGTGTGAGGAATTGTTTCTTGGCCTCCAAGTTGATTCTTCACTCTTTTTTCCCTCTTttccccaaaaatcatattaCCCATTCTTTTTAGGGTTTGAATCATTCCGCTCCACTAGACGCAGAATTGCGATGGAGTAGACTGCTTtctgtttaaaatttttgaattgaagATTGTGCTCCACCGCACTGAAATCTAATGAGCAAAAACTTCTCTTCTCTCCTTTTTTACTCTATTCTCTAAGTCTTCCATTTTTCATTCAAAGCTTACAATTTAGAGAGAAATAGCAAGTAAATCAGAACTAACTCTAAAACTGATAAAAATCAAACAACACATAATTAACCTGAAAAACTATAAAATGCATTCAAGAATAATCTAAATGCTAGAATTACATTCAAAAACACTATAAAAACTATACAAAAATAACTCTAAATGTGAGAATTATTAGTTATGATATCAGTTAGATAGACTCAACTTAGCATTGATATTAagttaaataaattcaaatttgacttaaaaaaataatatataaagtgaAAATGTAATAAGAGATAAGTAATATGAGATTTTGACATTCTACTGATACGATAAAATAGATGTAAAACAAACAATGAAACGGGCGAAGTTTAACTTTTGATACAacgttgaaaaaaaaaatcaaaattgaccTAAAAAATTAAGTTGGAAGGTATATTATATGAGACTTTTATAGAAGATTCCTTCAAAAAAATAGGTCTTTGCTTTAAAACATTTATTAACTATTAGTAAAATGTGGATGCTAACTTGcttataattttaattcaatcgCTTAATATTGATATTATTAAGAATTAGTTAACATTGAAAATTGAACCTGGGATTGTCATTCCCTCTGTACCCGAAATAAATAGTTGGTTTTGGTGTAGTTTCTAGTGGTTTCCAACAAAGGCATGCCAACAAGATGTCGGCAGCCCGATGGCATGACTGTTTGTAGACCAAGAACTTTGTGTTATTGCTTCCATTTTCGTTCTTAATGACTTCCCTCATCCCCAAAACATGTCGGCAGTTGATTTCTAGTTTTTATCCGTTACCCACGACTTGGAATGGGTCTGCAGTCATTCCTTCTTTatttttgagctcaatttagaGACAAGTATGACTGGTTCTTGCAACTCTAGTTTGAACAGTTGCTAGGAGGATTTTTAACGATCTTCTTTGTGTAATAATAAATTGTATATCCCAGATTAAAAATTGTTGTCTTACAATGGATAATGATGATAACGTTGAAAACCAATTCCTATGCTTCATCAATAAAATAACAGGGTTCTGACATAAGCTTACAAGTCCTCCATTTTGGCTGAATCTTTTGGCCGTTTCTAAGTTACTAACATAACATCATTTGATGCTATGTGgaagataaataaatattatataccttgcaaaaatattatataacataatttattcaagTTATGTAAGTATAAAATAATTGATGATctgatttctttttattattcatatccgTTTTATGATTCATATTCAGAGTTTTGACTATCTTCTCAATAATATCAtctttaacatttaaatttagaTTCGAATCTTAAAAAACGTATAATTTTAAACCATTGTATCCAATCGAttgttgatttaatttaattttgtaaaaagaatGAATTACTCTATAATTTTACTTGTCGTAAATGGAGGGCTGTAATGGCAGAATTGCATTCATCAAAGAGTCAAAACTTGAAAGAAGCTCAGCAGTGGCGACGCGTCCTAAACTTAAAACCGTAAAGGAATGGCTTTTTGAAACTTTGACCGTTGACCTTGCCTCATCAGGAGGTTCTATGCCAAGTGGAGTGTGACTCGGTCTTGAAACCTCCGGCTCACCATTTCACCTCCCCCGACTCAGCCTTACTTGGAAAATGTTTAATTAAAAGCGTAGGACCAAGTCGATTCATCCATTTCTCCCTCTACTCTATCTTTAGAATACAACTTATGATGTTGCAGCATTATGGgtaataaattaaatgaatggTGAATTGAACTTCTCCACATAAATTGGGTAAAAGGGTCCAGATTGGAATTGTAGAAAaaggtttttttatttcttcctttttagttaattacattcattcaatgttgtttaaaatttatatttaagtttcAAACAGTagtacaaaaaaaagaaaagaaaagaccgTAATGTAATTTGTCTTACTTTTATGAGTAACAAAgctgattttttattttgtttttcttgttttcatatatttatgtataatataaacCAATAACCAGTAAACCTACGTTACTAATTGTTAATAGAACAACATTATTATAAACTCGTTAATTACATTGTTGACACGTCAGTTACTTACACTGTAAAATCCGGTCGAATTAACCAAATCCCTCAACTAATCCAACTACTTCTTGTTCTTGTAACGGAAATTCACGCCATCCGAAGTAACTGAAATTACAAATCGTCTTTTATgctaacaattttaattttatataaaaataaaaatttaatatttatatactaGCAGTGAACTAAATTACATCATATAattaaaagggtttttttttaaaaaaaattatatttttcactATCTTCCAGAACAATATTATAACAAATCCAAAGTTAACTTAGTTGGTTAATTATCCTTTTAACAGATTAGATTCAGTAAGTTTGAAGCTTCTATACCTAAAAAACAGTTTCGATTAAAGATATTATTAAAAAAGTTTTAGAGAAATAAAATACTCTTGAAAGGACATAGTAatattaaaaaagagaaaaaggagaagTAGAAAAAAGCGAAGAGGCGCTTGACTTTTTTGACCTATATTAAAGCAAAACCAAAAAGCTTCTGTTGTAAAGCGTGTTGTTTTTCAGACACAACCTAAGAAACTGATTTCCCGACATCCAGAACGTCGTTCAAATCcaatttttttcttcctttttttttttataaaacatatcTTTTCGGATTTTCCTTCGaatcttttcttttgttttttgggaaattttgatttctttgtttTTAGAATGATTTCAAGCCATGCGGTGGCTTCAGAATATTCCGTTTTATTATTCTTCGTCGTCGTCTTCGTCTTCCACGATCGCCGCATCGTCTGAAGCTTCCTCCGGTAAGCATTTTCAAGATAATCATAATTACCATAAGCGTACTCACAAGCAACATCACAGTTACTTGGGATTTCGCATTGCGGGATCTAAGCTGACGAAGCAAAAGGAGGTGACGCGTCTCAGCGACCGAGAGTTGTTGGCGGCTCCGCTGTCCCCCAGTAACGATACTCCATTGTCGTCTTCAGCTCCTACTTCGAGGACAACATCGTCGTCGTTGGCGGTGCCGTTGCCGCTTCCGCTTCCAGTTCCAGAAGGAGACGGCGAGCAACGGTTGCCGTCGCCGAGTGAGGTTGGACACGGTAGAGTTTTAGAGGATAAAGATAGAGAAAAAGCAGATGGAACTCCTTCCCATTCAAGgtgatttctttttcttcctcaattATTAGTTTTAATTCATATTTAGCTACAAAATTTAAGCAAGATTTTGCAATTGTTATTATGGAGATTGATATGCCGTTAATGAATTTTTCTAATTTCAGGACAATTTAGGAATAAATTTATGAGTTAGTGAATGATCAAATTCATAGTTGCAATATTATTATACTGGTAATCTGAATGCTCAATCTGCAACTTTAAAGCTTATTTCATGTATGAGTATGTTCTTGATATCTTGATTGTGGTGCTTTAGCTTTAGGTTCATATTTGTAGAGCTAGTATATACATTTTGATAGCTTCTTTTAACTGATTCTGTGATCATTGATTGTTGGAATTACAGTATGTTTGTGTCTCGTGAACCGAGGAAGACAGCAGAGTATTGGGACATAAGATCATCCTCTAAGGTATTGCAGCAAGAAGTGAATCGTGGGGACAGTTGTCAGGATGAGTTTAGGGTGAATGCTCCTGTTAGGAGTGCCCCTGCGAGTCCGTTCAGTAGTCCGGCTCTTTTTAGCCCACACAGAAAGAGTACCAGTGAGATGTTTCCGCACTACATGGTTCCTACTGGTAAACAAGTTTGGTCTGCACCAGAGATGCCAACGTTTGATGTTCCAGGGCTTCCTCCCCCAGCATTCTATGATTGCAGCATATTAAGCCCCGATTGCACTCCGCTTCACAGTCCGCCAAATAGAAGTCCTCGTCGGAACTTTAGAAGCCAAAGTGGACCTCCTTCACCAATACATCAGGAGATGTCCCGTGAGTTCTCATCATCCCGACCTGAAAGTAATTGCCCTATGAGTGTCCATCCGTTGCCTCTTCCTCCAGGAGCAGCCATGGCTTCGTCATCAGCTTCCGTTCCCCAAGTTACAACTAAACCAGAGCCGTTGCCAATGAATTGTCAATGGCAAAAAGGCAAGCTTATCGGGCGTGGTAcatttggaagtgtttatgttgCCAGTAACAGGTATACAAGTtgtaaatgtgtatatatatttgcttCCGTAGCTCTTGTTATCTAAATGCTAATAGGGCTTCGTCTTTCTCACAGAGAAACGGGAGCTTTATGTGCAATGAAGGAAGTTGAGATATTTCCTGATGACCCGAAATCTGCAGAGTGTATAAAGCAATTAGAACAGGTTTTTTCTGTACTCTAGAGAGAGAAAAGCACGGATTAAATGATTACCTAATGCTGCTTCTTTCTTTACGACCTTCCTAACCATTTGATTTAATTGCAGGAGATTAAGGTTCTTAGCCAGCTTAAGCACCAAAATATAGTTCAGTATTATGGTAGTGAAATAGTAAGTAACATGCAAGTTGCACATTTAAGATTTCTCTCCTTACACCATTTATTATCTTATGGTCTTGTATTAAGGCTCTCAAACTATGCATATGCAGGTTGAAGACAAGTTCTACATATATCTAGAGTATGTTCATCCTGGTTCAATTAATAAATATGTTCGCGACCACTGCGGTGCCATTACAGAATCTGTTGTCCGCAATTTTACTCGCCATATTCTTTCCGGGTTGGCTTACCTCCACAGCACAAAGACAATCCACAGGTACAGTGGTTTGAGGGGAGGAAAATGAACCTATTATAATAATCTGTTTCATGAGCTGGTAGCTTAATATGCTTTTTTACCTGTTCTATTTAGGGATATAAAAGGGGCTAATTTGCTTGTTGATGCATCTGGAGTTGTCAAGCTTGCCGACTTTGGGATGTCCAAACATGTGAGTTTCATATATTTCCCTTCTCTTCAGATTCATGCTCGTCATAGATAAGGCATGTAAATGTATAGCCGCATTCCCCACTTGaccataaatattttaatgcaaaaatgaaatttgttgcaatTCAATTCATCCTCGCAACAGCAATCCGTTCTTGGAAATTTTAGTGAGGCATTAATTTGACATTAGCACATATGAAGTTATAAGATAGATTAGTGGACCCATTTCTGTTGTTGTTGTTTTGTGATTCAGCTTGAATAATTTGGACCCGTTTTTGTTGCACAGCTTAGCGGACAAAGAGCTGATCTTTCTTTGAAGGGAAGTCCATACTGGATGGCTCCAGAGGTACCATCTCGCAAGTTATCAATTTTGCATATTGGTCTCTAGCTTAAATGTACTGACACATTCATTTCCCTGCAGCTAATGCAAGCAGTGATGCAAAAAGATAATAGTTCTGATCTAGCTCTAGCTGTTGACGTTTGGAGTTTGGGTTGTACCATTATCGAAATGTTCACCGGTAAAGCACCATGGAGTGAGTACGAAGGGGTAAGCATCTGATGCATCTTGTTTCCATTTATTAATCTTGCTGAGCATTGGAGAAAACCGTAACATGCCGACTTTTCTCTTTGTTAATAATGCAGGCTGCAGCTATGTTTAAAGTGATGAAGGATACCCCTCCCATTCCCGAAGCATTATCACCCGAGGGGAAGGATTTCCTACGCTGCTGCTTCCAAAGAAACCCTGCAGAGAGACCATCTGCAAGCATGTTACTAGAGCATCGATTTGTAAAATGCTCATCTCACTCAGGTTCCTCATCTTCTAATGGGCTAAAGTCCACGGTAAATAAGAGTTCTTCTTCTTTCGGTGCCAACATCATCTAATTGTTTATTttctaacttatttaatatatatacatgcaggATATGCCCCTTAGTCCTAGAGAGCGATCTGAATTTAAACTGGACCAATTGCCAGTGCAGCAAAGCCTACGAAGTTCAAAGTCCATTACTCCTGACTGGTAAAAGATTTACTTTATTGCATTGGCTTGGACTTTTggacttttctctttttcttggaCTGTCCGTTCCAGCTTCAAGCATTTTTTCTGTTTCTCCAGGGAAATTACACAACGATCTCATTACAAGAGCTCTGACTTAAGACTAGCCTCACGTAA
It includes:
- the LOC107944011 gene encoding mitogen-activated protein kinase kinase kinase 5, with the translated sequence MRWLQNIPFYYSSSSSSSSTIAASSEASSGKHFQDNHNYHKRTHKQHHSYLGFRIAGSKLTKQKEVTRLSDRELLAAPLSPSNDTPLSSSAPTSRTTSSSLAVPLPLPLPVPEGDGEQRLPSPSEVGHGRVLEDKDREKADGTPSHSSMFVSREPRKTAEYWDIRSSSKVLQQEVNRGDSCQDEFRVNAPVRSAPASPFSSPALFSPHRKSTSEMFPHYMVPTGKQVWSAPEMPTFDVPGLPPPAFYDCSILSPDCTPLHSPPNRSPRRNFRSQSGPPSPIHQEMSREFSSSRPESNCPMSVHPLPLPPGAAMASSSASVPQVTTKPEPLPMNCQWQKGKLIGRGTFGSVYVASNRETGALCAMKEVEIFPDDPKSAECIKQLEQEIKVLSQLKHQNIVQYYGSEIVEDKFYIYLEYVHPGSINKYVRDHCGAITESVVRNFTRHILSGLAYLHSTKTIHRDIKGANLLVDASGVVKLADFGMSKHLSGQRADLSLKGSPYWMAPELMQAVMQKDNSSDLALAVDVWSLGCTIIEMFTGKAPWSEYEGAAAMFKVMKDTPPIPEALSPEGKDFLRCCFQRNPAERPSASMLLEHRFVKCSSHSGSSSSNGLKSTDMPLSPRERSEFKLDQLPVQQSLRSSKSITPDWEITQRSHYKSSDLRLASRNSPRSTLETLPSLSPPRSGQNTHHPSPSSSMNRSINQEPRKLHIFR